From a single Leishmania major strain Friedlin complete genome, chromosome 27 genomic region:
- a CDS encoding putative molybdopterin synthase sulphurylase-like protein (previous protein_id=AAZ09916.1) — protein MNAEATQDTLPHAAFVSSVPTLTKEDVERFGRQMLVEEIGAAHMGQIRQAHVVCVGAGGLGSTILLYLAASGVGRLTIVDFDDVELSNLHRQVIHTTAAIGQPKALSAKASCLRLFPAACIDAVVEALSPANAERLFATCDVVVDGTDNVAARYLINDAAMRCGKPLVSGSAMGWEGQLSVYGYRGGPCYRCLFPQPPPQETVGSCNDSGVMGPLPGMIGCLQALEVLKVATGVGETLNGRLFLFNGLRFSSRVVKLRGRQPHCAACSAAALADVTPLPQLAAQARPEYVPYSCPITSASSPPGTSCSASEYAAHARGSAAAQRRVTLDVRVRLQYDMAHLAHSVNVPYQSLLQWKRTGTVVTQLADVLDKAMPPPSNTPDRMKDGSAAVSHGDEGSQVVVYVLCRRGINSFKALTLIRAALAEAEARGDEAAVAQLGRYVFRNVSGGLNAYHREVDSAFPYY, from the coding sequence ATGAATGCAGAGGCGACGCAAGACACTTTGCCGCACGCCGCGTTCGTTTCTTCGGTGCCGACGCTCACGAAGGAGGATGTAGAGCGCTTTGGCCGGCAGATGCTGGTGGAGGAGATTGGCGCCGCTCACATGGGGCAGATCCGCCAAGCCCATGTCgtgtgcgtcggcgccggcgggcTGGGCAGCACTATTCTGTTGTATCTTGCAGCGTCCGGGGTCGGGCGGCTCACGATTGTGGACTTTGATGACGTCGAGCTGTCGAACTTGCACCGGCAGGTGATTcacacgacggcggcgatcGGCCAGCCAAAGGCGCTGAGTGCGAAGGCGTCGTGCCTGCGGCTATTTCCAGCAGCATGTATcgacgcggtggtggaggctCTCAGCCCCGCAAATGCCGAGCGGCTCTTTGCCACGTGCGACGTCGTCGTTGACGGCACAGACAACGTGGCTGCGCGCTACCTCATCAACGATGCcgcgatgcgctgcggcaaGCCTCTCGTTAGCGGAAGCGCCATGGGGTGGGAGGGGCAGCTCTCAGTGTACGGCTATCGTGGAGGCCCGTGCTATCGGTGCTTGTTCCCGCAGCCACCCCCTCAGGAAACGGTCGGCAGCTGCAACGACAGCGGCGTGATGGGCCCTCTGCCAGGCATGATCGGCTGCTTGCAGGCGTTGGAGGTGTTGAAGGTGGCGACCGGGGTCGGTGAGACGCTGAATGGTCGCCTGTTTCTCTTCAACGGTCTCCGCTTCTCCTCGCGCGTCGTCAAGTTGCGCGGGCGACAGCCGCACTGTGCggcctgcagcgctgcagcgttgGCAGACGTGACACCACTACCGCAATTagccgcgcaggcgcgcccCGAGTACGTCCCGTACTCGTGCCCAATCACCTCAGCGTCGAGTCCGCCCGGTACAtcgtgcagcgcctcggagtacgccgcgcacgcgcgcggctccgctgctgctcagcgcCGTGTCACGCTCGACGTGCGTGTACGCTTGCAGTACGACATGGCGCACTTGGCGCATTCGGTAAACGTGCCGTAccagtcgctgctgcagtggaaGCGCACGGGCACGGTGGTGACGCAGCTGGCGGACGTGTTGGACAAGGCAatgccaccgccgtccaACACACCGGATCGCATGAAAGATGGGTCTGCTGCTGTCTCCCATGGCGACGAAGGGTCACAGGTAGTGGTTTACGTGCTGTGTCGTCGCGGCATCAATTCCTTCAAGGCACTGACCTTGATTCGCGCGGCGcttgcggaggcggaggcgaggggcGACGAAGCGGCTGTCGCCCAGCTTGGCAGATACGTCTTCCGGaacgtcagcggcggcctcAACGCCTACCACCGCGAGGTGGACAGCGCCTTCCCCTACTACTGA
- a CDS encoding conserved hypothetical protein (previous protein_id=AAZ09914.1), with product MSATDPYSLSPQNGVVEATLFQLLFPAHVSPATRAAVGNVIAVKTLNDNSPEGIAGALVVSSPSAFERIRAWETMPHGRAARSFRGTKRTQFDNRDDPALLHTVHAQQRHGVSAAKGPRARHSAPVGPDRSTDASADFSTVPFSLRLREVERRFREQMKVHRGLTAASRQVDIVERSVQLFQAERRTRAFAQALAERQDAIWARVWPGGSLPKTEDTEATAHRQAAASARVAPMPASRRSDSSATPSASTAISPPPPASPTGFLLKDILDTYSKPRELREASGGSRSAAAAAPAASKATKMPKGVPLAPAREAQRTVAGVEIFRPEKTPKHYTVIRYVEARSKHAAATHNAVDRQGTSPSSAVAPATAAAVSAASSKDAARGEVKEDSTQAFSSVVSEVHQADEEGGGKASDQSSASVADEAASMNDTYDTDTFDSHVSSGTAVDASISKAKSSVVSSMIPTVEATSSSLTQSITSEEVESGAAGRPLRCNRRDGGKRSGASVADDEGATPFAETLQAFLDACRSVSAASARLLQSPYIRESSHDAGQGRQHTPNPAKIDAPRSAPKAVGDAASCVTAKAATGADVSPAAWRDALLRQLRNIRRLQRFREHLLRHLKRIDLQRQTHCNATRLLRETQALAKVRRKLLSSSRVGGEASLGSMLRHVKGVSTGTGGRRGPRRGGGRHGYGAPRQQHSLPSWLRTSVVSDADTISDVVLTDMNSSVGEDIISADSGVVEEEMRHGSDQSETFVSDSIVQEEVVSWDGASRHSEVASGGTVLTEVSRSQGGDGDPSYGSDSFEAASNSDAAGRSAWTARSGMVAEVRLDEIEEELANRLAEISSDAISEGSSIPSEVEELVDLLPSSLIPSEVEDDDASPQGSSAATMGSYIATDMSSSAAGLQGQQRRMYVGAKGSTAWYAAAGEGAAGGVSGALTDHKAYIRDSPGSSVYSVPEDADVDTSMPQSTDVRSEGARDSVPRTSGRVADLDAAASLAAANEKRIRGRASPTPSTKSDGSSSSSEDALTMLEVDMTLTKGRRHHALRCASDVPTFEQLYSPSMPPLDEGPLTGSGNPSTTSSAGSGRSSKPDRRKGGSAHSVGIGWSNTAVSSLHERGAAYLVHYPTARMEAGTQAEMRAVGTHPTAICAASGMRATYPTDDYVAQGAWKARQLHLLRQLRSPIVDDSEDTAKNSAEATDNPSRAFEQRHRPPKDKADAVLDAAEAAAREEWAQHWGVVESLLQTRFSASSCIGRGEPPSSSRRTGKVLLQRFPSDSTSPTRDASQSSVPVSSASR from the coding sequence ATGAGCGCCACGGATCCGTACTCGCTGTCCCCGCAGAACGGTGTGGTGGAGGCGACACTCTTTCAACTGCTGTTTCCAGCTCACGTTTCCCCTGCTACCCGAGCTGCCGTGGGAAATGTTATCGCAGTGAAGACACTAAACGATAATTCTCCTGAGGGGATCGCTGGGGCACTTGTGGTGTCGTCTCCGTCTGCCTTCGAGCGAATTCGTGCATGGGAGACGATGCCCCACGGGCGTGCAGCGCGCTCGTTCCGTGGCACGAAACGCACTCAGTTTGACAACCGTGACGATCCCGCGCTGCTACACACTGtgcatgcgcagcagcggcatggcGTGTCTGCCGCGAAGGGTCCACGTGCGCGGCACTCCGCTCCAGTGGGGCCGGATCGCAGTACTGATGCAAGTGCTGACTTTAGTACAGTGCCGTTTTCGCTGCGTTTGCGAGAAGTTGAGCGGCGATTTCGGGAACAGATGAAAGTGCACCGCGGTCTGACGGCCGCGTCCCGCCAAGTCGATATCGTGGAGCGTTCTGTTCAGCTGTTTCAAGcagagcggcgcacgcgagcGTTCGCGCAGGCACTTGCAGAGCGTCAAGACGCCATCTGGGCCCGTGTGTGGCCTGGTGGCTCCCTTCCGAAGACGGAGGACACTGAAGCGACTGCGCATCGTCAAGCGGCAGCATCGGCTCGTGTTGCGCCCATGCCGGCCTCGCGCCGTAGCGACAGCTCTGCGACACCTTCGGCCAGCACCGCTATctcacccccgccccccgcGTCCCCGACGGGCTTCTTGCTCAAGGATATCCTAGACACCTACTCAAAGCCGCGTGAGCTTCGAGAGGctagcggcggcagccgaagtgcggcggctgccgctcctgctgcatcAAAGGCGACGAAGATGCCAAAAGGAGTCCCACTCGCCCCGGcacgagaggcgcagaggactGTAGCTGGGGTAGAAATTTTCCGCCCTGAGAAAACACCGAAACATTACACTGTCATCCGCTACGTCGAGGCAAGGTCCAAACacgccgcagccacacacaaCGCTGTCGACCGCCAGGGCACCTCGCCATCCTCGGCTGTCGCCCctgccaccgcggcagcggtgtccGCAGCGTCCTCGAAAGACGCTGCACGGGGGGAAGTGAAAGAGGACTCCACGCAAGCGTTCTCCAGCGTTGTGAGCGAGGTGCACCAAGCGGacgaagaaggcggaggcaaAGCCTCCGATcagagcagcgccagcgtcgccgaTGAAGCCGCGTCGATGAATGACACGTACGACACGGACACGTTCGACTCGCACGTCTCCAGTGGAACAGCTGTGGATGCTTCGATAAGCAAGGCGAAGAGCTCTGTCGTGAGCAGCATGATTCCTACGGTGGAAGCGACGTCATCTTCCCTCACGCAGAGCATCACCTCTGAAGAGGTCGAAAGCGGAGCTGCTGGGCGTCCGCTGAGGTGCAACCGCCGTGACGGTGGTaagaggagcggcgcctcCGTGGCCGATGACGAGGGCGCAACACCCTTTGCCGAAACCTTGCAAGCTTTCTTGGACGCCTGTCGGAGCGTCTCGGCTGCCTCTGCTCGACTGCTCCAGTCCCCGTATATTCGAGAGAGCAGCCATGATGCTGGTCAAGGCAGGCAACACACCCCGAATCCGGCCAAAATAGATGCCCCGCGTTCAGCCCCGAAGGCAGTGGGGGATGCTGCATCATGTGTTACCGCGAAGGCAGCCACTGGTGCAGATGTCTCTCCAGCTGCTTGGCGTGACGCCCTGCTCCGGCAGCTACGCAACATACGTCGCCTTCAGCGCTTTCGTGAACACCTGCTCCGCCACCTGAAGCGCATTGATTTGCAGCGGCAGACTCACTGCAATGCGACACGACTGCTGCGGGAAACGCAAGCCCTCGCCAAAGTACGCCGTAAACTGCTCTCCAGCTCCAGAGTCGGGGGCGAAGCATCCTTGGGGAGCATGCTGCGTCACGTGAAGGGCGTCTCCACGGGAACAGGTGGGCGGAGGGGcccgcgccgcggtggcggtagGCATGGCTACGGTGCCCCGCGGCAACAGCATTCCCTGCCGTCGTGGCTGAGAACGAGTGTCGTGAGCGACGCCGACACAATATCGGATGTGGTGCTCACCGACATGaacagcagcgtcggcgaAGACATCATTTCAGCTGACTCCGGCGtagtggaggaggagatgcggcATGGCAGCGATCAAAGCGAGACGTTCGTCTCGGACAGCATCGTCCAGGAAGAGGTAGTCAGCTGGGATGGGGCCTCCCGACACAGCGAGGTGGCCAGCGGTGGTACCGTCTTGACCGAAGTGTCGAGGAGCCAGGGGGGCGACGGTGACCCCTCTTACGGCAGCGACTCCTTCGAAGCAGCGAGTAACTCAGACGCCGCGGGGCGCTCTGCGTGGACTGCGCGGTCTGGTATGGTGGCTGAAGTCCGCCTAGACGAGATCGAGGAGGAACTCGCAAACCGATTAGCCGAAATATCGTCGGATGCCATCTCCGAAGGGAGCTCGATTCCATCCGAGGTGGAAGAACTTGTTGACCTGCTCCCCTCCTCACTCATCCCAAGCGAAgtcgaagacgacgacgcgagCCCGCAAGGCAGCTCTGCAGCCACCATGGGCTCCTACATTGCCACTGAcatgagcagctccgcggcaGGCTTGCAGGGACAGCAACGACGCATGTACGTTGGTGCAAAGGGCTCTACCGCGTGGTACGCAGCTGCCGGAGAAGGGGCAGCGGGTGGTGTCAGCGGGGCGCTGACGGATCACAAGGCGTACATTCGCGACTCCCCTGGCTCTAGTGTGTACAGCGTGCCGGAGGACGCCGATGTGGACACATCTATGCCGCAATCCACAGACGTCCGCTCGGAAGGCGCCCGAGACTCGGTGCCGAGGACGAGTGGAAGGGTAGCGGACCTTGATGCGGCAGCATccctcgcggcggcgaacGAGAAGCGTATTCGTGGAAGGGCCAGCCCGACCCCCTCGACCAAGAGCGACGGGAGCAGCAGTAGCTCTGAGGATGCCTTGACAATGTTGGAGGTGGACATGACCCTTACGAAGGGGCGTCGGCACCACGCGCTACGCTGCGCCTCTGATGTGCCGACGTTTGAGCAGCTCTACAGCCCATCCATGCCCCCGCTGGATGAAGGGCCACTGACGGGAAGCGGCAAccccagcaccaccagctctgccggcagcggccgGTCCTCCAAACCAGATCGACGGAAAGGTGGATCTGCCCACAGTGTCGGCATAGGGTGGTCGAACACCGCAGTCTCGTCCCTTCACgaacgaggcgcagcgtACCTCGTGCACTATCCGACCGCGCGGATGGAGGCCGGCACACAGGCGGAGATGCGAGCTGTGGGCACCCACCCCACGGCCATATGTGCTGCTTCAGGGATGAGAGCGACATATCCGACCGACGACTACGTTGCGCAGGGTGCGTGGAAGGCGCGTCAGCTACATCTCTTGCGGCAGCTGCGATCACCCATTGTGGATGACTCGGAGGACACGGCCAAGAACTCAGCGGAGGCCACCGACAACCCGAGTCGCGCTTttgagcagcggcatcgtcCGCCGAAGGACAAGGCCGATGCCGtgctcgacgccgccgaAGCTGCGGCGCGTGAGGAGTGGGCACAACACTGGGGTGTCGtggagtcgctgctgcagacacGTTTTTCCGCGTCATCCTGCATCGGTAGAGGCGAGCCACCGTCATCCTCGCGTCGCACAGGAAAGGTCCTCCTACAGCGCTTCCCGTCGGATTCAACGTCACCTACTCGGGACGCTTCTCAGTCGAGTGTGCCGGTGTCCTCTGCATCACGCTGA
- a CDS encoding conserved hypothetical protein (previous protein_id=AAZ09915.1) produces the protein MAHRSRATVDPSSDQEERVDFLDDDCGRNALQLAARGSTIVATLQRLAAHIPAEFTAPSRTPYARLIFDFRYFKHQDQIETNIADSAELLVMDKEFYDTHMGLLEKFMALFRGIYGYATELNRYVREIQDGQYVAQTLDTVLESLDGRQLLCELYHLYGVMLLLMDHKIGGLVRERIIVSYVRYRGSGEAHTVEVAELCRATSQGADGGAAIAGSSVERTPVSPRAAAGSGTGISNYPIDYFERVPVQKGVVARLLACIRSDDIYRMSSHYPNPDHRSAAMALQGGIAFVLLFFCGDVLAQQLPVMKELVEKHFADNWVVHYYGGYTADLSVAWAAFPAARAALRRTLESHSVTYHLQRMRGALARSTERVQAVLEEGMLTENYVLDNVHASLLPIITESNVVLRWFVLQGVCSASASSPPASPVCGDPDEASLRAAASAAGQAVRASFENDELLTLLLATAQLERDVYSRFAVVLQEKTARWAGARRQAVSRVQKLSHFFSEDNLLDTSVHDAELERWFAEVGARITNLHMKRQSAKATRRKLQRLVAALENIQEFAQVNQQLQVLQYVRETCADLHQMLHYLNAERRVLGRFATVTDFSYAWELLSARGYLVRELQARIRRQPVVAAQMQALFAKLSSLLHLPCIRIDEGVAVTAASALGVDVRLERALQFTSTFYSEEVVSFLRSVLQVIPTSIFEVLNKVMYLLTNALRECPSKLQRDEWKRWSQLETREQLCACTADIARYAAGLLAMEETTVGVVRVNPHQLLEDGIRKELVEHITRELHAGIWFDRSKPSTVEDLDKELVQLGARLRGVRNSFEYIQDFVNVHGLKIWMEEFQRIVRFTLQMECNAFWPKKVYPWSSPYQSASITIPHFAPANPKDAYSFLGHLVQHLLYLTDPRESIYFPAYGAWFTRRQLCECVGPRLFSRVADAVDCTGLACLDELLSSIATKDMQLLVQRLAESVASLESAQRGAVQEVWARCMPTSSTPEKDAFLKDYDQLASILEASAAAQEVGVVAMRLGRIALIRQLIAHQLRSDSKQDSSALVACTQAVNTAVVATLNSHLAKDPFEARAAGSSRSCADVSEGLVCGMAPLLSSVGLTDPFATVYEVADGGGGGSPSGDDTAGEFSFGAPPPAPATAGSGAARPVAVPTKLPLPLLVLPLCVVVLLHVQKCTYSARFDSCIPAEKEDDVDPTVLAVGVAILLQQFPLEATRLLLQLLAQVVRVSIIARTPTPKGKGKGAAPPLVCRCADALIMWIEVLQGYLPRYPEREWSHGVPPSVPDRYAQGV, from the coding sequence ATGGCGCATCGCAGTCGGGCCACCGTCGACCCCTCCTCCGATCAGGAGGAACGCGTCGACTTCCTCGACGACGACTGTGGCCGCAACGCGCTGCAGTTGGCAGCACGAGGCAGCACGATCGTTGCCAccctgcagcggctggccgCCCACATCCCGGCTGAGTTTACGGCCCCGAGTAGAACACCGTATGCAAGGCTCATCTTCGACTTCCGCTACTTCAAGCACCAGGATCAGATCGAAACGAACATCGCAGACTCGGCAGAGCTGCTAGTTATGGACAAGGAATTCTACGACACGCACATGGGGCTGCTGGAGAAGTTCATGGCGCTATTTAGAGGCATCTACGGCTACGCAACCGAGCTGAACCGCTACGTGCGCGAGATCCAAGACGGCCAGTACGTGGCCCAGACGCTGGATACGGTGCTAGAGTCCTTGGATGGTCGACAGCTCCTCTGCGAGCTGTATCACCTATACGGTGTGATGCTGCTCCTGATGGACCACAAAATTGGCGGCCTGGTGCGGGAGCGCATCATTGTGAGTTATGTGCGGTACCGAGGCTCTGGGGAGGCGCAcacggtggaggtggcggagctgtGTCGAGCCACTAGTCAGGGTGCAGATGGGGGTGCAGCGATAGCCGGCAGCTCCGTCGAGCGGACGCCGGTGTCACCAAGGGCTGCCGCTGGTAGTGGTACTGGCATCAGCAACTACCCGATCGACTACTTTGAGCGCGTTCCGGTGCAGAAAGGCGTTGTAGCGCGACTGCTGGCCTGTATTCGGTCCGACGACATCTACCGCATGTCCAGCCATTACCCGAACCCAGaccaccgcagcgctgccatgGCACTGCAAGGCGGTATCGCGTTCGTActcctcttcttctgcggcgacgtgctggcgcagcagctgccggtgATGAAGGAGTTGGTGGAGAAGCACTTTGCCGACAACTGGGTCGTTCACTACTACGGCGGGTACACGGCAGATTTATCTGTTGCCTGGGCAGCGTttccagcagcgcgcgcggcgctgcggcgcactcTTGAGTCGCACAGCGTCACCTATCACTTGCAGCGCATGCGTGGCGCGTTGGCACGCAGCACCGAGCGTGTGCAGGCAgtgctggaggaggggaTGCTGACAGAGAACTATGTCTTGGACAATGTACACGCGTCGCTGTTGCCCATCATCACCGAATCAAACGTGGTGCTGCGCTGGTTTGTGCTCCAAGGGGTGTGCTCCGCCTCagcgtcatcgccgccggcgtctcCGGTTTGCGGCGACCCCGATGAAGCGAgtctgcgcgccgccgcttctgctgctgggcaggcggtgcgcgccAGCTTTGAGAACGATGAGCTTCTGACGCTCCTGCTGGcaacggcgcagctggagcgaGACGTCTACTCGCGCTTCGCGGTAGTGCTGCAGGAGAAGACCGCGCGCTGGGCAGGCGCAAGGCGACAGGCGGTGTCGCGCGTGCAGAAGCTGTCGCACTTCTTCTCGGAGGACAACCTGCTCGACACGTCTGTGCACGACGCAGAGCTAGAGCGGTGGTTTGCCGAAGTCGGTGCTCGTATCACCAACCTGCACATGAAGCGGCAGAGCGCGAAGGCGACACGGCGCAAgttgcagcggctggtggcggcgttggAGAACATACAGGAGTTCGCCCAGGTGaaccagcagctgcaggtgctgcagtacGTCCGGGAGACGTGCGCAGACTTGCACCAGATGCTGCATTACCTGAACGCTGAGCGCCGTGTGCTTGGACGATTCGCCACCGTGACTGACTTCAGCTATGCGTGGGAGCTGCTCTCCGCACGCGGGTACCTCGTCCGCGAGCTGCAGGCCCGCATTCGGCGGCAGCCAGTTGTAGCGGCGCAGATGCAAGCACTCTTCGCGAAGCTCTCGTCGCTGCTTCATCTGCCGTGCATCCGCATCGATGaaggcgtcgccgtcaccgccgcgagTGCTCTGGGAGTCGACGTGCGGCTCGAGCGGGCGCTGCAGTTCACCTCTACCTTTTACTCTGAGGAAGTGGTTTCGTTTCTGCGAAGCGTTCTACAGGTGATTCCGACCTCCATCTTCGAGGTCCTGAACAAAGTCATGTACCTCCTCACGAATGCGTTGCGGGAGTGCCCAAgcaagctgcagcgcgacgaGTGGAAGCGCTGGAGCCAGCTCGAGACGCGGGAgcagctgtgcgcgtgcacggccGACATAGCCCGCTACGCAGCCGGGCTGCTGGCAATGGAGGAAACGACGGTCGGTGTCGTGCGCGTCAACCCGCATCAACTCCTGGAAGACGGCATACGCAAGGAGCTCGTTGAGCACATTACGCGCGAGCTGCACGCCGGCATCTGGTTTGACCGGTCCAAGCCGTCCACCGTCGAGGACCTCGACAaggagctggtgcagctggGGGCCCGGCTGCGTGGTGTGCGGAACTCCTTCGAGTACATCCAGGACTTCGTTAACGTGCACGGGCTTAAAATTTGGATGGAGGAGTTTCAGCGCATTGTCCGCTTCACCCTGCAGATGGAATGCAACGCCTTCTGGCCCAAAAAGGTGTACCCGTGGAGCTCGCCCTATCAATCCGCGAGCATCACGATCCCGCATTTTGCGCCGGCGAACCCGAAGGATGCATATAGCTTCCTCGGTCACCTGGTCCAGCACCTGCTGTACCTGACGGACCCGCGTGAGTCCATCTACTTTCCTGCCTACGGTGCGTGGTTCACGCGGCGCCAGCTGTGTGAGTGCGTGGGGCCGCGCTTGTTTTCCCGCGTCGCCGATGCGGTCGATTGCACCGGGCTAGCCTGCCTCGACGAGCTCCTGAGCTCCATCGCGACCAAGGACATGCAGCTACTGGTGCAACGGCTTGCCGAGTCGGTGGCGTCGCTGGAGTCGGCACAACGCGGCGCTGTGCAGGAGGTCTGGGCGCGGTGTATGCCCACCTCCTCGACTCCTGAGAAAGACGCGTTTTTGAAGGATTATGATCAGCTGGCCTCCATTCTCGaggcgtcggcagcggcgcaggaggTTGGGGTCGTTGCGATGCGCCTTGGTCGCATTGCCTTGATTCGACAGCTAATTGCTCACCAGCTGCGCTCGGACAGCAAACAAGACAGCTCTGCGCTGGTTGCGTGCACGCAGGCAGTCAacaccgccgtcgtggcAACCCTGAACAGCCACCTCGCCAAAGACCCGTTCGAAGCGAGGGCTGCCGGCTCCTCGCGATCGTGCGCAGATGTGTCGGAGGGGCTGGTGTGCGGaatggcgccgctgctgagctctGTCGGCCTCACAGACCCGTTCGCGACGGTGTACGAAGTTGCGgacgggggcgggggtggctCGCCCAGTGGTGACGACACAGCAGGTGAGTTCAGCTTTGGCGCACCTCCGCCTGCGCCAGCCaccgctggcagcggcgcggctcgCCCTGTCGCGGTACCGACGAAGTTGCCACTACCGCTCTTGGTCCTTCCGCTctgcgtggtggtgctgctccacGTGCAGAAGTGCACCTACAGCGCGCGCTTCGACAGCTGCATTCCAGCGGAGAAGGAAGACGACGTGGACCCCACCGTGCTCGCTGTCGGCGTGGCGATCCTACTGCAGCAGTTCCCGCTGGAGGCCACGCGTCTTCTTTTGCAGCTACTGGCACaggtggtgcgcgtgtccATCATCGCCAGGACCCCGACACCGAAAGGGAAGGGCaagggggcggcgccgccgctggtgtgccgctgcgccgacgcTCTCATAATGTGGATAGAGGTTCTTCAAGGCTACCTCCCGCGGTACCCGGAAAGGGAGTGGTCGCATGGGGTTCCACCCAGTGTTCCTGATCGCTACGCGCAGGGCGTGTGA